A part of Aegilops tauschii subsp. strangulata cultivar AL8/78 chromosome 2, Aet v6.0, whole genome shotgun sequence genomic DNA contains:
- the LOC109753627 gene encoding CBL-interacting protein kinase 22-like has protein sequence MGPEDSPAAGESYSKILQGRYELGRVLGRGGSSKVYRARDIRTGVSVAVKAVRKPHHPCSPEKAAAARRSVERELAALRRVQGHPHVMRLLDVLASRSTVYLVLELARGGTLLSVMDERGRFDEPTARRLFVQLVSALAHVHSRGVFHRDVKPENLLLDEHGDLKLTDFGLCALADRHLGADGLAATRCGSPAYVAPEILYKKRYDAGEVDVWSSGVALFSLTAGYLPFNDGNLMGMYRKIFSGRFRCPRWFSPELRGLVGRMLDPNPDSRIKIAEIMEHSWLQLDGTSSFGNIIRAGSSDPRPEVTKWEAEMEQVRELNAFDIIALASGCDLSGLLGPLPDRVRFAVVGVDIGSVLDKAEEIGREDGFVMRRKEEVGCGGIMFEAIGREIIALVRVSRLLEEMVMIEVERASSSEAPNLWKRLQLGLKFSNN, from the coding sequence ATGGGGCCGGAAGATTCACCGGCCGCCGGGGAGAGCTACTCGAAGATCCTGCAGGGCCGGTACGAGCTTGGCCGCGTGCTCGGCCGGGGTGGATCGTCCAAAGTCTACCGCGCGCGCGACATCCGCACCGGCGTCTCCGTCGCCGTCAAGGCCGTCCGGAAGCCGCACCACCCGTGCTCTCCCGAGAAGGCCGCCGCGGCGCGCCGGTCCGTGGAGCGGGAGCTCGCCGCGCTCCGCCGCGTGCAGGGCCACCCGCACGTCATGCGCCTCCTCGACGTCCTGGCATCCCGCTCCACCGTCTACCTCGTGCTCGAGCTCGCCCGTGGCGGCACCCTCCTGTCCGTGATGGACGAACGGGGCCGTTTCGACGAGCCCACGGCGCGCCGCCTGTTCGTCCAGCTGGTCTCCGCGCTGGCGCACGTGCACTCCCGTGGCGTGTTCCACCGCGACGTGAAGCCGGAGAACCTCCTGCTGGACGAGCACGGCGACCTGAAGCTCACGGACTTCGGGCTGTGCGCCCTCGCCGACCGGCACCTCGGTGCCGACGGCCTCGCGGCCACGCGCTGCGGGTCCCCGGCCTACGTCGCGCCGGAGATCCTCTACAAGAAGCGGTACGACGCCGGCGAAGTGGACGTGTGGTCCTCGGGCGTGGCGCTCTTCTCGCTCACGGCCGGCTACCTGCCGTTCAACGACGGCAACCTCATGGGCATGTACCGCAAGATCTTCTCCGGCAGATTCCGGTGCCCCAGGTGGTTCTCGCCGGAGCTCCGGGGCCTCGTCGGCCGGATGCTGGACCCAAACCCCGACAGTCGCATCAAGATAGCAGAAATCATGGAGCACTCCTGGTTACAACTAGATGGGACGTCCTCGTTCGGCAACATCATCCGAGCTGGTTCCTCTGATCCTAGGCCGGAGGTGACGAAATGGGAGGCGGAAATGGAGCAGGTGAGGGAGCTGAACGCGTTCGACATAATAGCGTTGGCGTCCGGATGCGATCTGAGCGGGTTGCTTGGGCCATTGCCGGACCGGGTTCGATTTGCTGTGGTAGGTGTGGACATTGGGTCAGTGCTGGATAAGGCTGAGGAGATTGGGCGCGAGGACgggtttgtgatgaggaggaaggAAGAGGTAGGGTGTGGTGGGATCATGTTTGAGGCGATCGGGAGGGAGATCATCGCCCTGGTGAGGGTTAGTCGATTGTtagaggaaatggtgatgatcGAGGTGGAAAGAGCTAGCTCAAGTGAGGCACCTAATCTGTGGAAGAGGCTTCAGCTAGGTCTTAAATTCTCAAATAATTGA